In Augochlora pura isolate Apur16 chromosome 3, APUR_v2.2.1, whole genome shotgun sequence, the sequence aaTTAAATCCCTCGTCGCGATTCAATAACGCCTGGAATCCTCTCGTCCGCGACTCGCCGCACCGTGGAAAACACCCGAGGATTTATTTCAGCCTTGAGAGACGACGCTCCGCGATTAGCCGGATCAATGGCGGAGAAGGGAAAAGTGTGGGCGGAGGCTGGTAAGCCCGTTCGTCACACGAGATCTGATGATTGCCGGAACGATGATGGATCCTGACGCGTTACACGTGTCCTGGCCGGCAGGTGTCTCGAGGGAGGAACAAAAATCAGTTACCAGATTCCCGGATAAAATTCTGAAAGTATGCGATTTTATAACGCTTTTTACGCTGATTCAAAAATTGCGTAAATTATATTGCCAactaattgttttaataattaattaaatttattttgtgagAAGTAAATCGGATTGAAAGATCTGTACATACGCAGCAAAATTGTCAGCTCCGgaacattattattgttagagttgtatttccaaaaaattaagACAATGATATCCTCCAGTCTTTTAAAGAACCAGATTATCAGTCACGtagtaattaattgtatttaaatttattattcgtattGTGGTAACTACATTTTAGTAacataaataagtaaaactAAACAGCAAGTGAAACCTGTATATTAACAACATAGGAgatgaaagaattttttaatactatctGCCCCATCcccaataattaatttttcacgtcCCGTCATTTCTTATTACGCATgacaatatattacatttaaactTTACCTAGCTTCAGCTGGAGAAACAATTTGACGGAATCCGGAGGGCTTCGATCACAAATAAAAAGTGTGAAAACAATTatcgttgaaatattaaacaactCTTACAGCCAGTTACAAAGGTACTAACTCTATCCGAAACATGCTCGATTACCGCAACGAACAGCACTGGATTCCTCTAAAGCAACAGCCCAGGAAAACACAGTTCGTCAGTTCCCTATTTCTCTGGCGAGACTTTATTGTGTTCTGCACGGTACAATAGGAGACTTCGCGATACTTTTGGATGAAAGAAACACAATCCGTTTCCTAAGAGAATCCTTGACAGTCTAGACGAAGTATAGTCCTCGAGAGCGACGCGTTTCTAAGCACCACTGCACCGGGAGATCTCTCCGACGACTCTCCTGATTCGTTGGTAGCACGGTCGCGTTTTAGGGCGACGAAAGTGAGCAGAGTTCCCGGACGGGATCGAAGCTGTACAGAGGTTGCGATCGTCGATCAGTTATGCGTGGATCACAGAAGGATGTCCGGGGGGATGCTGAGGACGTTCTAGACCGCGCTCCGcgatttacagtttatgatacATTCCTGCAGCCACGTTCGTCCATGGATGGTCCCCGGTTTCCTGCGAACACCGCGACGATGACACCGCGCCGTTAATCGTTCTCGTCGATTACTTACAATCTAAGTCGCCGGGTGAGTCTTTGGCAGCGGCGGCCTCGCTGGCTAGTTCGTACAGAGCCGTCGAGTTCAGTTCCTGCGTGTGTCTCCGAATCGTGGAGCCGAAACTGGTTTCGTAATGGCTGTCCTGTCCGCCGAGCCTCGTTCTCTGCGTCAAACGGTTGCCGTTCCTCTCCAGGCTACCCGAGGTCTCCGTTCGACGGACCCTCCCCGATGACAGTCGACAGCACAGGTACTCGTTAAATCTGTCGCACAAACGATCTCATTCTCGCGGGTGTCGTTCGACGCGGCTCGCGTTACTATTTTTCATAGAACGGCTCCAGCGAAAAAGCAAACTGTTGCTCAAAGTTTCCTCGTTAACAACCGCGAAATTTTGTTGGGAAATCGGCATCTAACGCGCCGCTACAATCGGATGGAGAACATGGACGCTCAATTGATAACAGTTTTTAGCTTGTTGCATGATTTTTTGATGGTAATAATTTAACGCAGTTGGTGAATTGAATGAGCAAGGTGATATTAAGATAGTCGAACTTCTGGTCACTTGAAGGATTCAGCAAAGATGTGTTAAAAAGACTAGTCGAGTCAATCATTATTCATGGATGATTCGACGActttttagaattaaagaTCCAAGTGAACATCCCCagtgaaatgaaatgatataCACACGCGTGCAAatgatatacaattaaaagaaacatgaTCCGAGTATCAGTTAACTAACACGAAATCTATCGAACCAGTCACAATGAACGGTTCGATACTtcttgttataaaattgttaacatgaTAAAAACTACTCcatattgaataattgaatcaaTATCTGAATCCAAACGTACACTACAATAAAGATGACAGAAGGTCTGAACAGAATCTCTGCATCGTCGAAAAGCAAATGTTACTTAGAAAGATACGCGACACGCGGTAACATTTGCATGCAACATTCAACGAACACGCGGATGCAGTGAACGCGGAAGGTCTAATGACGAGAGATTGTCGTGCAAATGATCCCGGGTTTGCCGTGGATCGTAACGCGGACGGTCGCGACAGTTAAACCCCGTGAATCCGTTAGCAGAGTTACTGGCCTCTTGCGGAATGTCCCGCTGACGAAGTACAGAGCAATCGGGTTCACGCAGCTGTTGACGAAGCTCAGACAGAATCCGATGATCCTGAAGGCGTGCCAGAAGTCGTCGTAGTCCGACTTGGACGACGGGCAGAAGTGGAACCACAGCATGAACGTGTGATACGGCAGGAAGCAGACGACGAAGATGATCACGAACGAGATCACCATCTTGCCGACCTGTCGGTCACAATAAACGATCACCCATTACGACGTTTACACACGTTCAACGTAGGCATGCCGCGCGGGTCCGTTATCAGCATCATCGGACGATCGATACATCATCCGGCATACGTGTCCGTCAATTAATTTAGACGATCAAATTCCTACCAGAGGCTCGGTCGCAGATCCTGTCCGCCATTTGCTTATCTACCGGTGGAGCATGTTATCGCTCGGATACGCGACGGTGCCGTGATTATCGGCAGTCGTTAAACGGTAAACCAACTGCGAACAAACGATTCGTTGCACGTCACTAAACGACGCGCGTTCAATGTGACGCGTGGCAATATTTATCGAAGCGATTAGTCGGTAGCGTCGGAACGTCTGTGTGTACCGGAGAAACGTGGATCGTAAAACGTTTCAAAAACGCGATCCGGCCGAGATTGATTTATTCTACGCGCCTGTTAGTCAACTCCGCAACATAGTCAACGATTCCTGGCAAACAGCGTGCACGAGAGAGACGCGTGTCGACCGGTCTACCAACCTCTGCGATTCTTCTTTTAGACAGCGTATTCGGAAACTGTTTGAAGACGGCGATCTTTTAACACCTCGGTGAGAATTGCCGAAGCGCGATTTTTACTTTCACGGCAGAATTGGCTTGGCATTTAGAGCGAGAGCCATGTGACGTTCCAAGAAATCCACAATAGTGGCAGCGAGCAAAAAGAAACTGCCACCGAATTGCTCTTCGCACCCCCATTTTCTCTCTCAGACGGAATAAAAGCTGGTCTACTTAGCGACGGCGGTGTTTTAAGAATTCCGTGTGAATCGCCAGTGCAGAGGTTTTTCTTTCGGTAGAAAAGCTACCTAACGTTTCGAGTAACTGTTTAAAGCGATTTCGGAAGCACCGCGCGACACAGTTCGGGCTCGTTTCGTCGCGACGACAGGAGCCAGCGGCGCGATAGCTGCGCCGACTTCCCGACATCCGTCTGCAAACAATAGAACGGTTACCGTCCCGAGcttgtaattcaattttcgcCGGTTTTCCGACGCGGCGTTCGCCCGTGCCGCGCCGTTATTCTTGGCGTGTCTCGTTATCGTGGAACTTTAAAGGCGGCCCGCCGGATGCCGGGCGTCGAATTATCGGACGGGGAACGGCATCGGAGCGTGACGACGACGATACAACGAAACTTTCCTCGcgcctcctccccctcctctcttGTAACCATTCACCCGAGCCTAATCCGTTGATTTCGGTGGGAGCGGAAAGACGCGCGATCGATTTCAATCGACGCAATCGATAACGGGTCGCGGAACACGCCGATGACAAATCGTGCCAGGGCAAACGACGAATCATCGGCGGATCGGAGCGCAATTCCGCGAGCTGTTCGCGGCTCGAGTCTCGCGATGCCCGACGAAGCCTTCCCtcgaattgtttcgtttttgtaagcccagaattttttcaagttATTACGATTTCTTAGATTTCGTTGCCCGTTTGCTGAAAACTCGATTCCGCCTCTGGTCGAAACAAACCCGGAAAGATTCGCGGATTCTTGGGAAGACTGCCAAACCAAACTGCCTCGAGGTTTCCACAAAAGCGGACTAAGTTATTCAACGAATCGACTGCGGATATTGCATTTGTGACAGAAATGAGTGGACTGAGTGCTGCAGGGGTGGCCAACTTTTGTGTATACAGCGTGTTGTGTGACTGGTGGTGTAACCGGATAGAGACTGTTTCCACGTTAAAATATTAGTCGAAAGTATAGAACAAACTTCGTTGTTGGAAATTTTGTTGGAAAatcaagataaattttattcaattttccgagAAATTTGATAAACGCGTCGACATTTTGGCCATACCTGAAATCTAGATTATAGTGGAAATGTTTAAGGAATAATTGTGCAATATTTTCAACCTAACAAATCAGTATatgcaatttaattgcattataatatacatatttactaTGCACcttttctaaattgaaatcaaattcgaCTCTTTAATTATCAATACTACACTTTACTTTACTATACTTTAATTATCAATgctattaatttactatactttaatataaatagtaaagtctgacatataatataaatataagttttCGACTTCGTATACGAATTCATTAGCAACAAAGAAGAGTTTAGATGCTGTCAATCAAGATAATGTAGACAATTTTGAATCTGCTTACAATAaggcaatatttatttagcttaGAAATGTACAGTCAATTGAACGAGCACGCATGACGTTCGCTTCTGACAAGATTCGAAAATCTCGCACAGTAATTGATGATGCGACTTTCAACTGTAACTTGGATAGCCCTTTTGGAAACGTTACACCAACATTGCGGTTAGTCTCTCCACGTTTCGAAGGGAGCATTAGTGTGCCTTTCGACCCTTAATGGAACCGACTAGGGGCGGCACGCGtgggaataaatttttctgaaagcACTCGCTTCGCACCAAGAGCTTCGGTAGTAATTATGGGGAAAGTAGGTTGCTTGTACACAGCGCGGGTGTAATGATGCTACAAACTACGGAATACTTGCCGCGGCTCTCggaaatattcggacacttcCGGAACAGGATAACGTTTCCCAAGTTGAAAGAAATATCCCGAATACTTTTGAGATGGTGGGAGGAGTTTACAGAacgttgtaaataaataaaaattgagtgTAGCTATCTATATTTAGAACTACATATGATGCAactgtttaatatattatgattatgcttgatgaattattattaatactatttcaatatatatatatattgttatatataaaattttttctttctggTAACCTATGACTCGATcattttaaatgcaaaattgaATTGTACTTTACGTTCTGGACAATTTGATTAGTGAGAGCAAAAGAAATTTGGTGATTTGtgagaaacaaaaaataagaacacagtataaagagaaaaataaagaaaaatacaagTAGCAATCTATCAAAAGGAGGAACAAAAACGAAAATCCTATAAAattctagaatatttatttctatagcGTGGTCAtaactatttcattttccattGCTACTCAGTTTAATAAATGCTTCAAAATATCGCGTTGCCATCAATCGCAGcgttttaaacgatttattaaaaactacGAACATTTCAATCCTTCATCAACGGAACAACTATTGACCTCGATAAACAACTCATAGAAGAACGAAGCTcaacaaaatacaatttgaatCGCCTCACCAACGGCGACGAACATTTTCGCGAGAAATAATTCCGCGAATATTATCGGtgcaagtgaaataaatataaaataaacagaaaattctcTGGGCTATCGGATGCGTCGGGCCggatggaaaatatattttgtggGCCAATTTACCTAACCCAGGCAACTGATCTTTTTCGGACGGATTTACAGCTACAATGTTCATTGGATGAAACACTGAATTTTCTGTGCAACATATCCGCGAATCAATCGCTCTCGTTCAGCAAAACGAAAGTACCTCTGCGCAAATTGAATGTGCGTTCAtaggttaataaaaaaattccagaGAGCTGCAGAGACCTCGTTCGATGAGAAACATCGGTCTGAAACCGGCCCATATAGATCTTTTCCCGGGttccatcgatttttattgcccCGCACGGGCCGTAAGGTCTCGCCTCGCAAGTCTCGCGAACGTACCTTTTTACGCGCCCTAATTTGTTGCATCCGATGACTCCTGGAGGAATTCTCCCCGGGCATGGTTCTGGTCGAAAGTTCAAGGTGTCGCGCCATCACCAGGTAGAATCCGGCTATCACGCAGAGCGGTATCGCATAATAGGCGAGAAACTTGAACAGCACCATCCCCTGCGTGTAACTCGCCCCTATAATCGAAAGAAACACCGTCGCTGAGACGCGGCTAACCAGCCTCTAACCGCGTTGTCACTTCGCCGCGACTCGTAACAAGCCAGATAATAAATAGTTGGCCGGCAGATGGTCTCCAGGTAGCTCTCCACAGGTAGCTCTCTACAGTTAACCCCTCCGGTTACCAAAGAAGTTAACGTTTTATCTGGTAAAGTTCTCCAGGCCGGCAATGAAGTTCCGGAAAAATGGAATCCACTAGCTTCTAATCGCGTAATGCCGTTGCTATGGCGACTTGGCAACGGTCCAGCGGACGGCGaggaaaaatgataaagaaaagCGTTCTCGCAGAAAGAAGGTTCAGTGATCGAGGTAAACGGAGTGGCAGAATAAGAGCGGCGCGAGATAAGGCCGGCCGCGGCTTAAATGATTTCTTCTACTCACCGAATTCCTCCGGGAAAGGGCTGCAAATCAGGATGCTGTGGTTCCCCTGCAACGGGACCGTCGGCACGTGGGAGAAAAGAGCAGCTGGCATCGCCAGTACAATCGCCAGCACCCAAATCAGGCTCGCTGTTAGGATTGTTAATGGCTTCGCGCTCGATCCGGCTGCGTGCCTCCGTATGGGATTCACGATGGCGCAGTATCTACGGAAAAACCGAACCTACATGCTCGCCGAGCACGCGCCGCGGCTACCATAACTCGTTGTACAATACGCGAAACTTTGCGATGTAATGAGAGGCCATATtttacgtccagaaattgCTCTATCGTTCCACGCCTCGTATGCGCCGCGGAAATAACTAACACGGTTTTGCTAATTCAATTGCATTGTGATTCGACTTggcaatttcgaaaatattgtatctcAATTGCGTTGAAAAGCAGAAGTGGTTTGTTTAGTTTCAGTTCGAAAGAAAAgtatttatgatataaatattatttattaaatattatgaatatttatgaatgaaatataTGTTGTGAAATATTTAGGAATTAACACTATTTCTATAGAAGGTATCGAAGAACCCCTTTCAACATttgtaaaaacattttgtccgaaaaacattttgtaataatttttagttaaaatgCTTTCTTACAGTCTACATTTTCCACGTAATAATCACTTTCCAATGCTTGTCGCAGCCaccagaaaattaattcgataatcCATATGATACAAAATATCGGTGAaagtacatatttatatttatcgcttttaccgtattaaataaatcgctgTCCTCTTATAAAATACGATGGAAACGCCCGTAAAGGGGAgctataaattctctaaatatcgcgccgcgcgttacaactttaattaattatatccgtaaaattaattcgacgctCTTTACGTGGAATATAAAATCGCGGTCGTTACGAGCACGCGACGCCGACAGTGAACGAGTTAAATAATCATAGAAAACGGATTTAAGACAAAAGGCAAAGTAGCTGGTCGATCGATAAAAGAGTTGGCCGTTTAAAGGCGATTTAAGTCGGGAATCGACGTAACGAATAAAACCGCCATTGGAAGATGAAGTTGGCGCTATAAAACATTCCCTAGGACGTTTCGAAATAAGTGCCTGTTCGAGACTGCGTAACAAAGGAGATTGAAAAGGAATTACCGAGTGGATTGTGGACGCAGTAAACCATTGTCTCGGagcggcgagcgcgcgggtGGAAGCAACAGTTTGTACCGCGTCCATTAACCGCGGGTTGGTGCAAGGAGGGGGGTTGCAGGTGCTGCGGAAGTTTCTTGGCGTTCCCGTTTACCAGTGGGTCGATTTGCATGGGAAAGAAATCCGGTCGCGGAGGATAATTGCCCCGACAGTTTAATTGCGACTTACCGCCCGACATTCGGATCACCGGGTTGGACCGGCGGGCGGTCGACCGGCCGATTGGTCCATTAACGGAAGTTCGGCGAAGTTTGCGACGGCGGTCCGACCGGGGCCGGCACCCTCGCCGCCCGAGACAACAATTTACCGGCCCGTAACTGGATTTGACAACTTACCTCTCGGCTGATAACGCCGTCAGAGTGAAAACTGAGACGCCGATCGAAATATCCTTGGCGCACTCCGATAATTTGCAAACTGCCAGACCCCACGGCCACGACTCGATCGTGTAGAGGATCGACGTGAACGGCACACACGTCACGATCACCTGGAAATTCGTGATCGGAAATGTAACGGGGGTACGTCtcgacgcgacggcgacggtaTTTCCCGTCCCTCCCGGGGGCttcctcattttttttttttatcgcgacaCGCTCGAGCTGCGACGAGTCGCGACGACGGAAACCGATATCGATGGCTGGGTCGATCGATTCGATGATTCACGGGTGTCGTATGCGAAACTCATCGTTGGGACGAAATCGCGCGAACGTGGTGGGAACCGGTCGATAAGCGACACCATGATATTTGCGTATCGTCGATACGCCGTGGGCGATACTAGTTTATCGAGCTGTGGGCCGAGCTAATCGAGACGTCGCAGCGATTATGATTTTAAGGTGGAATGCAATCATTGAGTGGAACTGGTTGATGTGGGCAGACCAGTTGCTGTCGGTGAGAACCTTTCTTATAGCAAAAATGCTACACACAGTATCAGCTCTcgaaacattataaaattcttcttgcGGTTGGAGTTAAAAAGGATTTATAGATTGAAGTCTCCTCTTTCGAGTGATATCTCAAAACTTGATCTATGATTTTTCTTAAGCCCTTTATGAAACATAAATGAAGGGCCGCGGAAAATCTTCcgagtgtattttatatttttaaaaaattgagattACATCTGTTATTGAAAATTCGCTGGAACGATTAAACAAAATCGTAGGTCTATTTTTGAGCACTGGTTTTAAAGAGGAAGCTTCAATCTCTAACTATATCTACCTTATTGCCTCAAAAAAGATCTTTAAAGAATTTCCacgcaatttcattttcagtaTTTCCGAGCGGAAACGCGTGCTCGATTTTTCACCTAACACATCGTTAAAAAAGTTTTTCGGAAAAAGCTGAATAAAATCTCGTCAAAGCTCGGAAACTTCGATCTGTAAAACGAGTCCGCGTTCGTCGTTGCGCGATCATTTTTGACGGAATTGTAGCTGTTTAAATATGAGCGATTTATCGAAAAGTGACTGACTCCGAGATGAACCGTCGTATTTGTTCGACCTGTCCCGGTCTGTCTCGCGTGAAAACAGTATTCTGCAATGATTTGTCAGACAGGGCAAGGATGAAAACACAATTTCCCGGGACAGTCAAAGGTGGTGCGACAGGGATCGCATTAATCTTCGGACATTTTCCGCTACGGTATAAATTGCGTGTCGATCAGGACGCGGATCGAGCTGCGTTGCCGAGCGGAATAGAAGGCGCGGGCATTAATAATCGAGCTCCAATATCGTTCCGTGAGTCGTTGTCGGGATTTTGCCGAGGCACGAGCAAAGTATAACCACTTTATGAACGGAGGTGCACGGCCGCGGTAAAAACTGGCAGCGGCTCCGCTACCAGAACCGACAGATTTTATCCTTTGGATCCCTACTACCAGTTCGAGCCCTACGCGACTATGTACTTACAAACGTTCCGAGCCTCGGGGCAAACACCCTCCAATCGTTAAGCTCTCGGGACGAGGCATTTTAACTAAAGAATTCCCCTGATAATCGAGCTCCACGCATTCGAGCCCCTGCAACGCAAAAATTCATTGACTGACATACCTAGATTGCGCCTTTGTGAATCTCTCAGGGAAAATGTATTGAATGACTTCGCAGTTCTTAAATGCTTTGGTGCagttactatttaattattctctttGAAAGCGGTCTTAAAAATGCTCTTCGAAGCTGCTTGCTGTAAGCCGTAGAATTTTAGATCACTGAATAAACGGATATATAATTGCATTCAGAAATTTTGATGGATGCTGACTGGATTAATTCctattaagtttattatattatatattacatttgtatgtattttaaaataatgagtGAGGTTTTAGTCAAATTAATTGCACAAGTATGAGGTTTTGTAACACAAAAAGTATCAGCAAAATTTGGCGAGAGAGATGACTAAGTAAATATCTGTAAATTAATAAGCATCGATATagtacgaaataattttgttctttaaaagctaattaaattctattttttcagAAGCtagtaaaattctattcttcaGAAGCTAATTAAACAAGCAAATAtcgttcaaaattaataaaaaaagaatgcaAGAAACAGTCCCAAATCACacatataatacagtattacTCATTCCCAGTTTTATCTGCATTATGCTACtaattagtatatatttttctacaataaatttaaaaactgtattACGTTACAGTTTCCGTAGGTTTGCGACCTTTTACTTGGCCCACGACGTCGTTAACGTGTCTGAATACCTTTACGATAGTTAAACATCATCCGAGCACTTAATCACCGGGAAGTCTGCGAACCGCGTGAAAGGTGGGCCGAATGAAAAGCCGATCCGCGGCTTCTCTGAAGTTTTCGGAAAGAGTTAAAAGGCTCGGCTAACGAACACGAAAATTACCAAGCACTATCCTTCAATCACCGGCGAATGAACCCGAACCGTTCGCATTACCGGCACACGCGAGCACGGGGTCTTCGCTAAAAACGCGATCAAATATCCtgataatggaaaaattacGCGCTCgcattttcgtttttttttctttcgggGCGGAAATTCCGTGAACGATGAACCCGCCGGGGAAATTACCGCGGGAAATTTGGCGTGGGAGGGAACGGGATCGGGTCCCGCGTGTTTCTCACCAGTAGATCGCCGAGGGCCAGCGAGAGCACATAAGTATTCGGCACGTTCCTCATGTTGGCGTGACGGAGCAGGGTGAGCACGAGGATCCCGTTCCCCGTGACGCCGACCACCAGGATCAACAGGAACACCACGGGCACGATGTAAGTTTCCGGGCGCTGGTCGTAGGGGACGTAGCTGtggtcctcgtcgtcgtcgtcgctcgcCAAATTCGGGAACGTCCCGTTCAGGATCACTGCC encodes:
- the LOC144478837 gene encoding neuropeptide CCHamide-2 receptor-like, giving the protein MAVILNGTFPNLASDDDDEDHSYVPYDQRPETYIVPVVFLLILVVGVTGNGILVLTLLRHANMRNVPNTYVLSLALGDLLVIVTCVPFTSILYTIESWPWGLAVCKLSECAKDISIGVSVFTLTALSAERYCAIVNPIRRHAAGSSAKPLTILTASLIWVLAIVLAMPAALFSHVPTVPLQGNHSILICSPFPEEFGASYTQGMVLFKFLAYYAIPLCVIAGFYLVMARHLELSTRTMPGENSSRSHRMQQIRARKKVGKMVISFVIIFVVCFLPYHTFMLWFHFCPSSKSDYDDFWHAFRIIGFCLSFVNSCVNPIALYFVSGTFRKRFNEYLCCRLSSGRVRRTETSGSLERNGNRLTQRTRLGGQDSHYETSFGSTIRRHTQELNSTALYELASEAAAAKDSPGDLD